In Aspergillus nidulans FGSC A4 chromosome IV, a single window of DNA contains:
- a CDS encoding uncharacterized protein (transcript_id=CADANIAT00000761), translating into MDNCDVYYIVLILDPQVKGDLILSEIEDKEAVANIVNDIISGEARQILGVPELQLNDSVHRDTDLKAKFLNQELGFNDRTARSVWR; encoded by the exons ATGGATAATTGTGATGTGTACTACATAGTTCTGATCCTGGATCCTCAGGTCAAAGGAGACCTAATTCTGAGTGAGAttgaagataaagaagcAG TTGCAAA TATCGTCAACGATATA ATCTCTGGAGAGGCTCGTCAGATTCTGGGTGTTCCAGAATTACAATTGAATGATTCAGTACACCGGGACA CTGATCTGAAGGCCAAGTTCCTCAACCAAGAACTCGGGTTCAACGATCGAACAGCGCGATCCGTATGGAGATAG
- a CDS encoding uncharacterized protein (transcript_id=CADANIAT00000762), with the protein MGTCIRYCMRLCCPMVSGAQLAVMDMHRLGEWTNLRALAKRAFNLSFCWAASFWAYPQHYRRRACQTFEAYHAGNAAVANNSRRSCMAFSEQPPARPRWPIALRPETIARAEIETIIMVRNSPEPWHSLDYIVTHHDGAVLFTVHGHPWTLSQRQDFRDASGLPLFELRCRWYDSSVMELKLPGSTAISEPLLTAKCRVAVQKPRAVMRFRNACALMDARTTQSYSYMGSPEQRRMGGATVDDETVMEIFAMDVDNLVHVAVIEDQRVAFIDRVSDPEVLAQGQKPPFRFRPMWRVRVARGVDLALIAVAVVIVGQQVAGLAL; encoded by the exons ATGGGTACCTGTATCAGATACTGTATGAGACTATGTTGTCCGATGGTGTCTGGGGCGCAGCTAGCGGTGATGGATATGCATAGGTTA GGTGAGTGGACAAACCTGCGAGCGCTTGCCAAGCGAGCATTCAATCTCTCATTTTGCTGGGCTGCATCCTTCTGGGCGTATCCACAGCATTATCGGCGACGAGCTT GTCAAACCTTCGAAGCCTATCATGCAGGCAATGCAGCCGTTGCCAACaattccagaagatcatgtaTGGCGTTCTCCGAACAACCTCCAGCAAGACCACGATGGCCGATCGCACTCCGACCTGAGACGATAGCAAGGGCCGAAATCGAAACAATAATAATGGTCCGGAATAGCCCCGAGCCATGGCATTCGCTCGACTACATCGTCACTCACCACGACGGGGCGGTCCTCTTCACCGTGCACGGCCACCCGTGGACTCTTTCACAGCGCCAGGATTTTCGCGACGCGTCCGGACTCCCGCTCTTCGAGCTACGTTGTCGGTGGTATGACTCATCCGTGATGGAGTTGAAGTTACCTGGTTCCACGGCAATCAGTGAGCCCCTCCTTACAGCGAAATGTCGAGTGGCGGTCCAGAAGCCTAGGGCCGTGATGCGGTTTCGCAATGCTTGTGCGCTGATGGATGCGAGGACCACGCAGAGTTATAGTTATATGGGATCACCAGAACAGCGAAGGATGGGGGGAGCCactgttgatgatgagacCGTTATGGAGATTTTCGCGATGGATGTGGATAACCTTGTCCACGTGGCTGTTATTGAGGACCAGAGAGTTGCGTTCATTGATAGGGTCAGCGACCCTGAAGTATTAGCTCAAGGTCAGAAGCCACCGTTTCGGTTTCGGCCGATGTGGAGAGTGAGGGTTGCGAGAGGAGTGGATTTAGCCCTC ATCGCCGTTGCGGTGGTGATTGTTGGACAGCAGGTTGCAGGGCTGGCTTTGTAG
- a CDS encoding uncharacterized protein (transcript_id=CADANIAT00000763), producing the protein MSCGLWSVRNRSSSWASRRLQSSIDIADHFYVGEGWKGGQGRTFALQISPHFELPTQTADNFNTGQGELIELSFQARKRKSVQKDCQLANNLAPAFSAHPSAPNYPHFPY; encoded by the exons ATGTCATGCGGGTTGTGGAGTGTCAGGAACAGATCCTCGTCCTGGGCATCGCGACGGTTGCAGAGCAGCATTGACATAGCTGATCA TTTCTATGTTGGTGAAGGATGGAAAGGCGGCCAAGGAAGAACATTTGCTCTTCAGATTTCCCCTCACTTCGAACTTCCAACACAAACCGCAGACAACTTCAATACGGGACAGGGCGAACTTATTGAGCTATCTTTTCAAGCCAGGAAACGAAAGTCGGTTCAGAAAGATTGTCAGCTGGCCAACAACCTTGCCCCGGCCTTCTCAGCTCACCCATCGGCTCCCAACTACCCACACTTCCCATATTAA
- a CDS encoding protein plyA (transcript_id=CADANIAT00000764) — protein MQNLKFLIAAVSCLGPALAAPTPTSNFINSNFNKRASVEDSAFGYASLNGGTTGGAGGTTTTVSSYAEFTAAVQGDDPKIVIVSGPIEETAEQVDVGSNTSILGADSSAVLTGFGLRLKEVENVIIRNLGIAKVLADNGDAIGAEYSNNIWIDHVDVSSDRDHDKDYYDGLLDFKRGSDYITVSNSFIHDHWKASLVGHSNSNEDEDSGKLHVTYANNYWYNLNSRAPSIRFGTGHIYNNYYETVSDGINTRIGAQVLVEGNVFVDSKKALYSTDEGYAVERNNDFGDAKNEALEGTLTSVEYEYDLLDTSEVKSAVVGTAGQTLTF, from the exons ATGCAGAACCTCAAGttcctcatcgccgccgtcaGCTGCCTCGGGCCGGCCCTTGCAGCTCCGACTCCTACCAGCAACTttatcaacagcaacttCAACAAGCGTGCTTCCGTTGAAGAT TCCGCCTTTGGCTATGCCAGCCTGAACGGCGGTACTACCGGCGGTGCCGGCGGTACCACAACCACCGTCTCCTCTTACGCCGAGTTCACTGCCGCCGTCCAAGGCGACGACCCCAAAATCGTCATCGTCAGCGGTCCCATCGAGGAGACCGCCGAACAGGTCGATGTCGGCTCTAACACCTCTATCCTTGGTGCCGACTCTTCCGCCGTCCTGACCGGTTTCGGTCTCCGCctcaaggaggtcgagaacGTTATTATCCGCAACCTCGGTATCGCGAAGGTCTTGGCCGACAACGGCGACGCCATCGGTGCTG AATACTCCAACAACATCTGGATCGACCACGTCGACGTCTCCAGTGACCGTGACCACGACAAGGACTACTACGACGGTCTCCTTGACTTCAAGCGCGGCTCTGACTACATCACCGTCTCTAACTCCTTTATTCACGACCACTGGAAGGCTTCGCTCGTCGGccacagcaacagcaacgaagacgaggactcTGGAAAGCTCCACGTTACCTACGCTAACAACTACTGG TACAACCTGAACTCCCGCGCTCCGTCAATCCGCTTCGGTACCGGCCACATCTACAACAACTACTACGAAACTGTGAGCGACGGCATCAACACCCGTATCGGTGCCCAGGTTCTCGTCGAGGGTAACGTCTTCGTCGACAGCAAGAAGGCCCTCTACTCGACTGACGAAGGATACGCCGTCGAGCGCAACAACGACTTTGGTGATGCCAAGAACGAGGCCCTTGAGGGAACCCTTACCTCCGTTGAATACGAGTACGACCTCCTTGATACCTCTGAGGTCAAGAGCGCTGTTGTTGGAACTGCTGGTCAGACCCTTACTTTCTAA
- a CDS encoding FAD-dependent oxidoreductase (transcript_id=CADANIAT00000765) → MGIAGVASALALAKELGPHEPNLQITLFERHEVLSTSGGAINLTPVAQRHLDRLGVLDELDRQGPDGGADVDAIELFSSRSGRSLGSVDFTDGHGNGVNGYKGRRVMRIVLSLAMLAVLERQPNINIVYGKKVGGVSEMDGQTVLHFEDKTSAAGDLVLGCDGVHSALRTHYVEPGRPSEYTGLAFIQTTIDTPPPPPGSARTSLSRPSSSTSASGSTHNSTKSGRTTRSVSTNSLNSSPTLSSTAPPTMPPTMHPPPFRTTGLALSRHGDLLGSYCDRNHATLFLAAIVQIKETLLPGYRLDGYHVKDPRHRVAIHAALQNEIHSRFASSGIPWIRDVANLKTNWMLYPVYQVRPGGRWWKGRVILLGDAAHAMPPRDESAAYALDDAIMFCRILAHHRDEPLSTVFTKYELHRRGPVEEAFSAAGRMWATHRDMGFLEGRWKEWTMPWVLRKNRAARDAAWRFDAYDV, encoded by the exons ATGGGCATTGCCGGCGTCGCTAGTGCACTCGCTCTTGCAAAGGAACTCGGCCCCCACGAACCGAATCTTCAGATCACTCTCTTCGAGCGTCACGAAGTCCTTTCCACTTCTGGTGGTGCGATCAATCTTACTCCGGTGGCCCAGCGGCATCTGGATCGGCTTGGCGTCCTCGACGAACTAGATCGGCAGGGTCCTGACGGTGGTGCCGACGTCGATGCCATTGAACTCTTCTCCAGTCGATCAGGACGCTCGCTCGGCTCAGTCGACTTCACCGACGGGCATGGGAACGGCGTGAACGGGTACAAGGGGCGGCGGGTGATGCGGATCGTTCTGTCTCTGGCGATGCTGGCCGTCCTCGAACGCCAgcccaacatcaacatcgtTTACGGGAAGAAGGTCGGAGGCGTATCAGAAATGGACGGTCAGACGGTCCTGCATTTCGAAGACAAGACTTCTGCTGCGGgcgatcttgttcttggctgTGACGGCGTTCACTCTGCCCTTCGCACTCATTACGTTGAACCCGGCCGGCCGTCTGAATACACGGGCCTCGCTTTCATCCAGACCACCATCGACactcctccccctcctcctgGCTCAGCAAGAACCAGTCTCAGCCgtccaagcagcagcaccagcgccagcggaAGCACGCACAATTCCACAAAGAGCGGCAGGACAACTCGAAGCGTCAGCACAAACTCCCTCAACTCCTCGCCAACCCTTTCCTCAACCGCACCGCCGACAATGCCGCCGACAATGCATCCCCCTCCCTTCCGCACAACCGGTCTTGCTCTCTCCCGCCATGGCGATCTTCTCGGCAGCTACTGTGACCGCAACCACGCCACCCTCTTCCTCGCAGCCATAGTTCAGATCAAGGAGACCCTCTTACCAGGGTACCGCCTGGACGGTTACCACGTAAAGGATCCCCGTCACCGCGTCGCTATTCACGCCGCCCTTCAAAATGAAATTCACTCGCGCTTCGCAAGCTCAGGGATCCCTTGGATTCGGGATGTTGCGAATCTGAAGACAAACTGGATGCTTTATCCCGTTTACCAAGTCCGGCCAGGTGGACGGTGGTGGAAAGGGCGTGTCATCCTACTAGGTGACGCCGCACATGCC ATGCCTCCGCGAGACGAATCCGCCGCCTACGCCCTCGACGATGCCATCATGTTCTGCCGCATCCTCGCCCACCACCGCGACGAGCCCCTCTCCACCGTCTTCACCAAATACGAGCTTCATCGCCGCGGACCTGTCGAGGAAGCCTTTTCCGCTGCAGGCCGGATGTGGGCAACTCACCGCGACATGGGCTTCCTGGAGGGCCGGTGGAAGGAGTGGACGATGCCGTGGGTGCTGAGGAAGAACCGGGCTGCTAGGGACGCTGCGTGGAGATTTGACGCTTATGATGTCTGA
- a CDS encoding uncharacterized protein (transcript_id=CADANIAT00000766): protein MPAIYERIENDLIVQERTLWSALTSASPTDELERLCHEKAVLLFPKKDITTVETLGETFRKGFHKFDEYDLQDVRVIVIDLMAGTITYRIHASREGQPDYHATGSTTWGQGSDGEWRVIAHQETLL, encoded by the coding sequence ATGCCTGCCATCTACGAACGCATCGAGAACGACCTCATCGTCCAGGAACGCACGCTCTGGAGCGCACTAACGAGTGCCTCACCCACGGATGAACTCGAACGGCTTTGCCACGAGAAGGCCGTCCTCCTGTTtcccaagaaggatatcaccACGGTCGAAACCCTGGGCGAGACCTTTCGGAAGGGATTCCACAAATTCGATGAGTACGACCTGCAAGACGTGCGCGTGATTGTGATCGATCTCATGGCGGGTACCATAACGTATCGAATCCATGCCAGCAGGGAAGGACAGCCAGATTACCACGCAACAGGCTCAACGACTTGGGGCCAGGGATCGGATGGAGAATGGCGCGTGATTGCGCACCAGGAGACGCTGCTCTAG
- a CDS encoding uncharacterized protein (transcript_id=CADANIAT00000767) produces MSYTRPRLLARTRLPTRYEGVESGNPRRKSRFVNQSTSESGQTATSASPGFV; encoded by the exons ATGTCTTACACGCGTCCTAGGCTCCTAGCTCGTACAAGGTTGCCTACCAG ATATGAAGGAGTTGAATCCGGAAATCCCCGCAGGAAAAGTCGATTTGTGAATCAGTCAACATCCGAGAGCGGCCAAACAGCGACGTCTGCATCTCCAGGCTTCGTCTGA
- a CDS encoding putative MFS transporter (transcript_id=CADANIAT00000768), which translates to MDFKPSPSTVDTPVSTERYSLPDEAPGKNDYAPGVVENVARVVDHKAERALCRRFDLRLMPVLAIMYLFNALDKGNLGNAETDGMSDGQYNLLLSIFFVPYVIFAPPIAMLGKRFSPARVLPILMFSFGSFTLIASSTKNFGGMFALRWFLGMAEAAFFPLVIYYLTTFYRRAELARRLAVFYAASNIANAFAGLIAFGVFQIKNTPMSQWRYLFIIEGGATVAFSIFAFWYLPRSAAEAKFLSSDEKALAFHRIQVDSSAIVNEKFNLREALAIFRHPTTYGFLAIEICLGVPLQGVALFMPQIIQRLGYSTVKTNLYTVAPNVTGAVMLLILAFSSDAVKLRSPFIVLGFLFTFTGFMIYASISDVQAQIKLAYFATFMMTWGTSAPSVLLSTWYNNNIAHEGRRVLLTSIGVPLANLMGLVASNVFREQDKPKYMPALITVGSFGATGAFLAGLLGLYMVLDNRRRNRRDGLTVKASDVPTERLRDGPASMFQFPDAHTSFTLGRYYCDE; encoded by the exons ATGGACTTCAAGCCATCTCCTTCGACAGTCGATACGCCCGTTTCTACTGAGAGATATTCGTTGCCAGATGAGGCTCCCGGCAAGAATGACTATGCCCCTGGGGTGGTTGAGAACGTTGCTCGCGTCGTTGATCATAAGGCTGAACGGGCGCTCTGCCGTCGATTTGATCTGCGGTTGATGCCCGTGTTGGCTATTATGT ACCTTTTCAATGCTCTGGACAAGGGCAATCTCGGTAATGCAGAGACAGATGGAATGAGCGACG GGCAGTACAATCTTCTGCTAtcgatcttcttcgttcCCTATGTGATCTTCGCGCCGCCAATCGCTATGCTAGGCAAGCGCTTCAGTCCGGCGAGGGTGCTGCCAATCCTGATGTTTAGCTTTGGCTCCTTCACCCTTATTGCATCGTCCACAAAGAACTTTGGTGGCATGTTCGCGCTGCGCTGGTTCCTCGGCATGGCAGAGGCTGCCTTCTTTCCCCTGGTCATCTACTACCTGACCACCTTTTATCGTCGTGCCGAGTTAGCTCGCCGTTTAGCCGTCTTCTACGCAGCCTCCAACATCGCCAACGCTTTCGCCGGCTTGATTGCGTTCGGGGTCTTCCAGATCAAAAACACGCCCATGTCTCAATGGCGTTACCTATTCATAATTGAGGGCGGTGCCACCGTCGCCTTCTCCATCTTTGCCTTCTGGTACCTCCCCCGCAGCGCCGCCGAGGCCAAATTCCTCTCATCCGACGAGAAAGCCCTCGCATTCCACCGTATCCAGGTCGACTCGAGTGCCATCGTCAACGAGAAATTCAATCTCCGCGAAGCTCTCGCTATCTTCCGCCACCCAACAACATACGGCTTCCTCGCTATCGAGATCTGCCTCGGCGTTCCGCTCCAGGGCGTCGCCCTCTTCATGCCGCAAATTATCCAGCGACTGGGCTACTCAACCGTCAAAACTAATCTCTACACCGTCGCTCCCAACGTCACAGGTGCCGTCATGCTGCTTATTCTCGCATTCAGCTCTGATGCTGTCAAGCTCCGCTCCCCATTTATCGTCCTCGGGTTCCTATTCACCTTCACCGGCTTCATGATCTACGCTTCCATCTCAGACGTCCAGGCCCAGATCAAGCTGGCCTACTTCGCCACCTTCATGATGACCTGGGGCACATCAGCGCCGTCCGTCCTACTCAGCACCTGGTATAACAACAATATTGCGCACGAGGGCCGTCGCGTCCTGCTAACATCTATCGGCGTGCCGCTTGCCAATCTGATGGGACTAGTCGCCAGTAACGTCTTCCGAGAGCAGGATAAACCGAAGTATATGCCTGCGCTAATCACAGTGGGATCGTTTGGAGCGACCGGTGCTTTTCTCGCAGGGCTTTTGGGTCTGTATATGGTTCTTGATAATAGGAGGCGGAATCGTAGGGACGGGCTTACTGTAAAAGCCAGCGACGTTCCCACTGAGCGACTACGGGATGGGCCTGCTTCGA TGTTTCAGTTCCCCGATGCACATACATCTTTCACCTTAGGTCGCTATTATTGCGACGAGTAA